The genomic interval CGAAAGATCCTGGGATGCCCGATCAATGCACGTGAACCGGATCGCGTTTCAAATTCGGTATACTCCTCTGGATAACCGTAGTGGCCGCGTTCAGACCAATTTCTCAGGGTCTGGCAAAGCGTCACATCTTCCGGCGTCAGGAATGCGAAATCCGGTTCCGTGTACTGGTGAAACAAACGCGACAACGCCACCTTGCGTCCCTTGGACCAATCCTTTCCTTTGCGTACTTGGTGAAAGACTTCTAGCTGAAAGTCATGTTTGTCGTGGGAAATCTCAAAAATCAATCGGTCCGTCGCTTGTGGGTCGGTGCCTGATTGGGCGGAAGGCGACTTTTGACTTCCCAACATTGCGATCGCCGCTAATGTTCTCGACCAAGCCGGCTCGGGTTCCACGAAACGCACCAGGCTTGCGGTTTCGAGGCTCTGATGAAGCTGTTCTGCGAGCTTCTGCTGTTCTTCCGCTGTCTTTAGATTGGACTTTCCCGCAGCCGCATAGGCTTCCGCGGCCAACCACTCGCACCCACTGGCTTGCAACGAACCAGCCGCATCGATCAGCCCATTGACCTGCGAGGTATCGTCACCGCCGCTTGCCAGCCAGGCTTGCAAGTAGCCCGCCGCCCATTTGGCAATCGGGGTCTTCGCCTTTCCATTCAAGTTTGAAATCAGTCTCGTCGTATCACCAGGAGCACTCACGAACTGCAAGCCAAACTGAACGATGGCAAAAGCGTCGGCATAGGGCGACACACCTGACTTGATCGCCATTTCGCTCGCCTTCCATGCATTCTCCCATTTGGCGTTTGGGTGGCCAGCGACGGCCGCGAACGTTGCCAACACCGAGGGCAATCCACCAAACTTGGTCAGGATGCGTTTGTTGGATCGATTGGATAGGGTCCCCGAAAGCAGATCAAAGACGGTATCAAAATCGCCTCGCAGCAATCTCACACAGCCCTCGACATCGTTCATCGTGCCGGCTGTTTGGTCGTTTATCCGTTCCAGCAATGCCCGGTCTCCCGACGCCAGCGCCCACTCCACCAACTGCGGCATCAATTCATTTGAATAGGGAGCATCGCCGTTGAGCAGTTTACGAAGTGCTTGAAAGCCCTGTTCGTCTCTCGCCGTACCGGTAATCCATGCGGGGAGAACAAACGAAAAATACTCCTCCTGAAACTGCGGCTTCAGTTGTCGAAAGATGTTTTCACAGAAGGGAGACAGCAATGGTATGGAGCCATCGGTGATATCGCGTCGGGCGATTTTCCACGCCTCTGCATCTTGAAGATAAAAGGCAAGATAAAAATCCAGTTGCGGGTTGCGACTTGCCCAACGGCTGGCGGACTTGGCGAGCGAGACTAGTTCGCGTGCCCAATTTCCGGAAAGCCCCTCGCGGATGAGCAGGTCCATCAAGTCGGGGTGAGGATGCGTGCGCGTCGTGTTGAGCAATCTCAAGCGAATGAAATGCTGCAGCGAGTCACGGAGAAAGGCTTGAGTGAAGAGTCGGCCGTTGTCCTGTCGCAGATCAAAGGTCTTGATGTGTCGGTGGATCGCGTCGAGGCTGCTCGCTTCATGCTGAAAAGCCATCACCTGCAAGACTCGCTTTCTGGTGACATCCAAACGGCCGTATTCTTTTTGCAGTGTATTCATCCCGATATTCTGACATGGACTACCCAAGTTGAGAATCACCACGGTTGAGACAAAGAGGGCAGGCCTGGGCTGTTCAAATTTGGGGTTGAATTGATGTTTCGGCGTTTTTCTTTGTGCCGTTTTTGCCCACTGTCGCCTTCCCAAAGGAACTTGGGTGAGGTCGCGATTTGCCGTTCAGGCGAATGCGAGGGAGGGGCCGTCTGCGCAAGTCAATGATTGGCAACGGCAAAATGCTTAGCGGGGCACGCGCTATCGACTTGGAAAGTCGAGCGACGATTGTCGTTCGACTTTCCAAGTCGAAAACGAACACCACCATCCGCCCAAAAACAAACCAGACGCCTTGCGTCGTGCTTCGCAACTGCTACCTCCCAGCTGCGACCGAGGGGCGTGACAGAAACTTGCGGATCGCACAGTGCCACAACCCCAGATTTTGAACAGCCCTTACGCTAGCCCGGATATTGCATGGGCGTCAGTCGCTGCGACGCAAGTGATAGTAGCGACTTGGTTTACGTTGAACGCAGGAGGTCGCCGTTTGATACATCAGCCGCTGGCGCGATAGTCATCGCATCACGTTTGCGTGGAACGGCTTGCGCGGATTGGCACGAAAACAGTCTGCGCACATCAGCCGCCACGCGATAGCGTCCGGTTCTCACACCTATACTCGGGAAGCGGACGCACTCGCGTGCCGGCTGATGAATCATCCGCGCCTAGCCGTGGGCCTCGAACCACAATCCGCACCACTCGTCCACTCTGGCTTCTCCCCCAGCTTTTCTGGGGGAGAAGGGCTGGGGATGAGGGGGCCGAGCGCTGAAGCGTTGCTTCATCCAACACTCATCCATCCCAAGCGACGTCGCGCACGAAAAGCCAACTACCAACTTCACTCCTCCCATTTCCAACTTCCAAACATGATTCGATCCTCCTTTTTCTGATTCGAAGCTCCTTCCGTCGAGCTTGTCTCGGCGGAGGAATGAATCCATCTTATTTAGACTGTGAACAAAGAGTCACAGCCGGTCAATGAAAACATCCGATCTCAATTCGGCCAAGAACGCGACATCAAAAAGGCCGGCAACATCTATCACCGGCGAAAACCCAATACAAGGCCTAACCCCAGCAAAGCTTTCCCAATCTGACGAGGAAAAAGTGACGACTCGGCGGTTACTGGGCTATTCTTCCGCCGCAATGATTTTTAGCAGAAAAGTTCGGATATTGACACGATGGCGGGCCAGAATGTGAGACGGCCATTTAACCAGCTGGGTTCGATATGCAGTGACGTGCAGCTTTCGGGAACTGGAGGCGGAGCGAACAAACCAGCATTCAGCGTCTCGCCATCGGTCGTCAATTCACCTAATCCGATCGAGCCCCGGTGCTATCTCACGATCCAAGGAGATCACGAAGTTGAGTTCTGTGGGAATGGACACGATGCAACTAGCGCCTGAGAAGTGGGTGGATCGATACGGCGATGCGCTATTCCGGTACGTCGTCTCTCGCCTTCAAGACGCTGAGTTGGCGGAAGAGCTGGTTCAACAGACGCTGCTCGCTGCGCTCGCAAATCAATCGCAATTTGCCGGTGCTGGTAGCGAGAAAGGCTGGCTGATGAGCATATTGAAGCGAAAACTGATTGATCATCTACGATCGCGAAATCGATCGCAGACCCGAGATTTTAGCGACGAGTCTGACGAGTCCCTTGATGACTTTTTTGATCGACACGGCCGTTGGCGACAGAGAGTGCGAGCTACACTGCTCGAGCCCTTGGACTCAATCGACCGCGATGAGTTTTGGCCCATCTTTCAGGGGTGTGTGTCTGAATTGCCGGACAAGCAGGCGGGTGCTTTTCTGTTGCGTGAAGTTGACGAATTGTCAACGCCCGAAATCTGTAAGGAGTTGCAGATTTCCACGTCTAATCTTTGGGTCTTGCTTCACAGGGCACGGCTGAGATTGGCCGACTGCATGACGAGACGTTGGCTACACGAAAAACAATAGGATGCAGGCCGGCGAATGATGCGAAGTTGTAAAGAAATCTCAAAGCTTGTCTCAAGCTCGCTCGATCGAAAATTGTCATTTCGAGACCGGATTGAAGTGTGGATGCACCTCAAGATGTGCCGCCTTTGCGGAGCATTCTGGCGTGATCTCCGGAGACTCAGGTCGAACGTTCGAGGTCAAATCGTCGAGAAGGAGCAAGATGAATCCATTTGCTTGAACCCCAGTTCCAAAGCAAGGATTCAAGCTGAAGTTAACAGTAGAATTGGCGGTGATGATAAAGAGCCGTGATCGCTGGCAAGAGTGCGATGGAGATCACCAGTAGTCGGCGAGGTCACCATTCCCGGTGTGCGGTTGAAGTTTCAAGACTGGATGCTACGGATCGGTTGTTGCTCGTTCGCAAGCATAAATTTTGGGACATTCTGTAAGCATCCTCACAGTTCTACGTCCTGTTCAACAGAGTGTTCGGTGATCAGCAACCGTCGAGTTGCCACCGATCGCGTTGTGAGATTGGAAACGCATCTGTGCAACGGACGATTTGGCATTTACAGCACTGCGACATTTTTTCGGAGCTCTCTATCGAGAGCTTGGAAAGAATCGAACCAAGATGTCGGGCTCGCAAGTTCGCAGCGAGAACGCCGATTTATCTACCCAGCGAAGTGGCAGACAGTGTTCTTCTGCTAACGAGCGGAATGGCAAAGATTTGCAATCTGACCAACGAAGGCAAGCAATCCATTCTCGCGTTTGTCGAACCCGGCGAGCTGTTCGGCGAACTGGCCGTATTTGAGCGAGAAACGCGTGAAGAGTATGTTGAAACGATCGAAGCATCGACACTGGTCATGATACCGATCACTGCAATGCAAGAGCTGGTCGAGAAAAATCATCGGGTGGCTCTCTCGCTTACAAAAATGATTGGACTCCGAAGGCACCGCATCGAACGTCGCCTCAAGAATCTGCTCTTCCTGTCCAACCACGACAGGCTGGTCCACCTCC from Stieleria varia carries:
- a CDS encoding sigma-70 family RNA polymerase sigma factor, with the protein product MQLAPEKWVDRYGDALFRYVVSRLQDAELAEELVQQTLLAALANQSQFAGAGSEKGWLMSILKRKLIDHLRSRNRSQTRDFSDESDESLDDFFDRHGRWRQRVRATLLEPLDSIDRDEFWPIFQGCVSELPDKQAGAFLLREVDELSTPEICKELQISTSNLWVLLHRARLRLADCMTRRWLHEKQ
- a CDS encoding zf-HC2 domain-containing protein, which codes for MRSCKEISKLVSSSLDRKLSFRDRIEVWMHLKMCRLCGAFWRDLRRLRSNVRGQIVEKEQDESICLNPSSKARIQAEVNSRIGGDDKEP
- a CDS encoding Crp/Fnr family transcriptional regulator, which gives rise to MQRTIWHLQHCDIFSELSIESLERIEPRCRARKFAARTPIYLPSEVADSVLLLTSGMAKICNLTNEGKQSILAFVEPGELFGELAVFERETREEYVETIEASTLVMIPITAMQELVEKNHRVALSLTKMIGLRRHRIERRLKNLLFLSNHDRLVHLLLDLAEQFGIHCSDGIRLRIKLAHQELANLMGSTRETVTILLGHLKDEGLIEVGRKRIVLLDATRMASQVHRKSTWDHLDGPN